A window of Actinomadura viridis genomic DNA:
CCGGGAGCCTGCGCTTCACCGGGTTCGAGGTGATCACGGCGACCAACGGGGCGGACGCGGTGCAGGCGGCCCGGCGCCGCCGGCCGGACCTGATCGTGCTGGACGTCATGCTGCCCGACATCGACGGGTTCGACGTCGCGCGGCGGCTGCGTTCGGGCGGCGACCAGACACCGGTGCTGTTCCTCACCGCCCGCGACTCCGTCCAGGACCGGATCAAGGGGCTGACCATCGGCGGGGACGACTACGTCACCAAGCCGTTCAGCCTGGAGGAGGTCGTCGCGCGGATCCGCGCGGTGCTGCGGCGCTTCCGCGGCGGCGCCCAGGAGCCGACGCCGCGGATGGTGTTCGCCGACATCGAGCTGGACGAGGACAGCCACGAGGTGTGGCGCGGCGGACGGCCGATCCAGCTGTCGCCGACCGAGTTCAAGCTGCTGCGTTACCTCATGGCCAACGCGGGCCGCGTGCTGTCCAAGCCCCAGATCCTCGACCACGTGTGGAACTACGACTTCGGCGGTGACGTCGGGATCGTGGAGTCCTACGTCTCGGCGCTGCGCCGCAAGATGGACAACGCCGAGCCACGCCTCATCCACACCCTGCGCGGCGTCGGGTACGTGCTGCGGCTGCCGCCGGAGACGTCGCCGGAACCACGCTGATGGCCCTCCAGGCGTTGCGCGCTCTGCCCGGGCGCACTCCGCTGCGGGTGAAACTGATCGCGGGCATGCTGGTGCTGGTCGCCCTGGGCATGACGGTGATGAGCGGGGCCGGGGTGTCGGTCCTGAGCCAGTACCTCGTCGGCCGGGCGGACGGCCAGCTGCAGGTCACCGCCGACCGGGTGGTCTCCCAGATCAACCGGGGCGACGTCGAGGTACGGGTGCCCAGCGAGGTGTACGTCCTGATCCAGACCCGGAACGGGGTGCGGCTCAGGAGCTACAGCGCGTTCGGCGACAGCGGCAGCCCGCGCGTCCCGGCGACCCTGGAGTCGCGGCTGGGGCGGCCGTTCACGGTGGGGGGCCGCGGCGGCTCGGGGGCGCCGTGGCG
This region includes:
- a CDS encoding response regulator transcription factor, which produces MAEGESTLVERTVQAGRASEGLLLVVEDEPNILELLAGSLRFTGFEVITATNGADAVQAARRRRPDLIVLDVMLPDIDGFDVARRLRSGGDQTPVLFLTARDSVQDRIKGLTIGGDDYVTKPFSLEEVVARIRAVLRRFRGGAQEPTPRMVFADIELDEDSHEVWRGGRPIQLSPTEFKLLRYLMANAGRVLSKPQILDHVWNYDFGGDVGIVESYVSALRRKMDNAEPRLIHTLRGVGYVLRLPPETSPEPR